From Lysobacter auxotrophicus, the proteins below share one genomic window:
- a CDS encoding TonB-dependent receptor plug domain-containing protein — MNHRNMRTVVRVGLLPAGIAVALAPAFALAQESGKDATTLDKIEVTGSRIRQASIETANPVIMMTREQIQKQGFTSVGDIIQNITTAGSPAISRANALSSGEEVGGQYVDLRNLGPERTLVLLNGKRLGITSTGYADLASIPTGVVERIEVLTDGASAIYGSDAIAGVINIITRKGFDGAEASAYIGQYSQGDGEVQQYNMLLGSSGERSSVMLGAEYSQEEPVNARDRAFSHYPNGPYHRFPEKRVDEDGNTILDSSGWSGNTYKGRISLPAGGGSWTLNPGADPSNPANYHRYGQGENFDLINTNEAMFLRTGIERRSVFANGSFDFTDKVRLTADALYTHRDTLQQIAGYPFGSTSSNDGVRNIWSAANVYNPFGTGAQFVRRTWEVPRQTHNELTTYRFGTTLQGAFDIGDKPWDWDAGYLYNQNKGLQAGTGNLFIPNARAALGPSFIDADGVARCGSAGSMIDGCVPWNPALPYGQAGAGGLTGNQALQDYLFLPTHDTSETTTHVYSLNLSGTLATLSAGDLNMAMGYEHRKEDARFEPDALKQSGLSTDLAGAVTSGGYSLHEVYLEFNVPILADMPFAKELSIDVAGRYSDYDTFGDTVNGKFGLKWRPMDDLLIRGTYATGFRAPTLNDLYGGDSQTFAFYTDPCDTNFGSAASNPQVLARCVADGVPANFQQIASGGTVAAGPNTQADSPFLVTSNPNLKPETSKSSTFGFVYSPSFAEGLDVSLDWWKIRIDDVIAAETMTAILNRCYVLGIASSCSGFTRDLTGTVGTAPGEIVDATVTLVNGGYQETAGYDFNIRYRLPETSIGNFTIDWKTSYIDSWEYKRDNEAVTPVEQKNSWSVIATPTSAFVRTWASTGTWVISALHGARVTTPASRERARTTASATIRTSIRRTRWHRLRTRRGRTPSTTCSSATTRRGTLPSRSVPTMCSTIRVLICTPVRTQTSACTAASISAASTT, encoded by the coding sequence ATGAACCATCGCAACATGCGCACGGTCGTGCGCGTCGGCTTGCTGCCGGCGGGCATCGCGGTCGCGCTCGCGCCGGCGTTCGCCCTGGCGCAGGAGTCCGGCAAGGACGCCACCACGCTCGACAAGATCGAGGTGACGGGGTCGCGCATTCGTCAGGCGAGTATCGAGACCGCCAATCCGGTCATCATGATGACCCGCGAGCAGATCCAGAAGCAGGGCTTCACGAGCGTCGGTGACATCATCCAGAACATCACGACTGCTGGCTCTCCGGCCATCAGCCGCGCCAATGCGTTGTCGTCCGGCGAAGAGGTAGGCGGCCAGTACGTCGATCTGCGTAACCTGGGTCCCGAGCGCACCCTTGTGCTGCTTAATGGCAAGCGCCTCGGCATCACCTCCACGGGATATGCCGACCTGGCCTCGATCCCGACGGGCGTCGTCGAGCGCATCGAAGTGTTGACCGACGGCGCATCGGCAATCTACGGCTCCGATGCAATCGCCGGCGTCATCAACATCATCACACGCAAGGGTTTCGATGGCGCCGAGGCCAGCGCCTACATTGGCCAGTACAGCCAGGGCGATGGGGAAGTGCAGCAGTACAACATGCTGCTGGGCAGCTCTGGCGAACGCAGCTCCGTGATGCTGGGGGCCGAATACTCGCAAGAGGAGCCGGTCAACGCGCGCGACCGCGCGTTCTCGCATTACCCCAATGGCCCGTATCACCGCTTTCCGGAAAAGCGCGTCGACGAAGATGGCAATACGATCCTCGACTCCAGCGGCTGGAGCGGCAACACGTACAAGGGGCGCATCAGTCTTCCGGCCGGTGGTGGTTCCTGGACCCTGAACCCCGGCGCAGATCCAAGCAACCCGGCCAACTACCACCGTTATGGACAGGGCGAGAACTTCGACCTGATCAACACGAACGAAGCGATGTTCCTGCGTACGGGAATCGAGCGCCGTTCGGTGTTCGCCAACGGCAGCTTCGACTTCACCGACAAGGTTCGCCTGACGGCCGACGCGCTGTACACGCACCGCGACACGCTGCAGCAGATCGCCGGCTATCCGTTCGGGTCCACCAGCAGCAACGACGGTGTCCGCAACATCTGGTCCGCGGCCAATGTGTACAACCCGTTCGGCACGGGCGCGCAGTTCGTGCGTCGCACCTGGGAGGTGCCGCGTCAGACGCACAACGAGCTGACGACGTATCGATTCGGTACGACGTTGCAGGGTGCATTCGATATCGGCGACAAGCCTTGGGACTGGGACGCAGGCTACCTCTACAACCAGAACAAGGGACTGCAGGCGGGAACGGGCAATCTCTTCATCCCGAACGCGCGTGCGGCGCTCGGCCCGAGCTTCATCGACGCCGATGGTGTCGCACGCTGCGGCAGCGCTGGTTCGATGATCGACGGCTGCGTGCCGTGGAATCCTGCGCTGCCCTATGGCCAGGCAGGCGCGGGCGGCCTCACGGGCAACCAGGCGCTGCAGGATTACCTGTTCCTGCCGACGCACGATACGTCGGAGACCACGACCCACGTCTACAGCCTCAACCTGAGCGGCACACTGGCGACACTGTCGGCGGGCGACCTCAACATGGCCATGGGTTACGAGCACCGCAAGGAAGACGCCCGCTTCGAGCCCGACGCGCTGAAGCAATCGGGGCTGAGCACCGACCTTGCAGGTGCGGTCACCTCCGGCGGCTACTCGCTGCACGAGGTCTACCTCGAGTTCAACGTGCCGATTCTCGCCGACATGCCGTTCGCGAAGGAACTGTCGATCGACGTGGCCGGCCGCTATTCGGACTACGACACCTTCGGCGACACGGTCAATGGGAAATTCGGTCTGAAGTGGCGGCCGATGGACGACCTGTTGATCCGCGGCACCTATGCGACCGGTTTCCGCGCACCGACGCTGAACGACCTTTACGGCGGCGACTCGCAGACCTTCGCGTTCTACACCGATCCGTGCGATACGAACTTCGGTTCGGCCGCCAGCAATCCGCAGGTGCTCGCGCGTTGCGTCGCCGACGGCGTGCCGGCGAACTTCCAGCAGATCGCGTCAGGCGGAACGGTAGCCGCCGGTCCGAACACGCAGGCAGACTCTCCGTTCCTGGTGACGTCCAATCCGAACCTGAAGCCGGAAACATCCAAGTCCTCGACGTTCGGCTTCGTGTACAGCCCGAGCTTCGCCGAAGGCCTGGATGTCAGCCTCGACTGGTGGAAGATCCGGATCGACGACGTCATCGCGGCCGAAACGATGACGGCCATCCTCAATCGCTGCTACGTGCTCGGCATCGCCTCTTCGTGCTCGGGCTTCACGCGCGATCTGACCGGCACGGTAGGAACCGCGCCGGGCGAGATCGTCGATGCCACGGTCACGTTGGTCAACGGCGGTTATCAGGAGACGGCCGGCTACGACTTCAATATCCGCTACCGCTTGCCCGAGACGTCGATCGGCAACTTCACGATCGACTGGAAGACCTCGTACATCGATTCCTGGGAATACAAGCGCGACAACGAGGCGGTGACGCCCGTCGAGCAGAAGAACAGCTGGTCGGTGATAGCAACGCCTACTTCCGCGTTCGTTCGAACCTGGGCCTCGACTGGAACCTGGGTGATTTCGGCGCTACATGGAGCACGCGTTACTACTCCGGCATCAAGGGAGCGTGCGCGTACGACAGCGAGTGCAACAATCCGGACTTCTATTCGTCGTACACGCTGGCACAGGCTACGAACAAGACGGGGGCGAACACCTTCCACGACGTGCAGTTCCGCTACAACACGCCGTGGAACGCTACCGTCTCGATCGGTGCCAACAATGTGTTCGACCATCAGGGTACTTATCTGTACACCAGTCCGAACTCAGACTTCGGCGTGTACGGCGGCTTCGATATCGGCCGCTTCTACTACCTGA
- a CDS encoding DUF2845 domain-containing protein produces the protein MRIATPLMLAVTLLAATSGHAAESYAFGNRVLIVGDSAGKLIELAGSPVHKEPVENKFGAHEAERWEFRRDEKTLFVTIRDGKVFQIDEVY, from the coding sequence ATGCGTATCGCGACACCCCTGATGCTTGCCGTCACCCTGCTCGCCGCGACGAGCGGTCACGCCGCCGAGTCGTACGCCTTCGGCAACCGGGTGCTGATCGTGGGCGACAGCGCCGGCAAGCTGATCGAGCTGGCCGGCTCGCCGGTCCACAAGGAACCGGTGGAGAACAAGTTCGGCGCCCACGAGGCCGAGCGCTGGGAGTTCCGCCGGGACGAGAAGACGCTGTTCGTGACCATCCGGGACGGGAAGGTCTTCCAGATCGACGAGGTCTACTGA
- the rpmG gene encoding 50S ribosomal protein L33: MASKRDKIRLISSAGTGHFYTTDKNKKNTPNKMEVKKYDPVVRKHVIYKEGKIK; the protein is encoded by the coding sequence ATGGCTTCCAAGCGCGACAAGATCCGCCTGATCTCCTCGGCCGGCACCGGCCACTTCTACACGACCGACAAGAACAAGAAGAACACGCCGAACAAGATGGAGGTCAAGAAGTACGACCCCGTCGTTCGCAAGCACGTGATCTACAAAGAAGGCAAGATCAAGTGA
- a CDS encoding DUF885 domain-containing protein has protein sequence MIGRFDRPGDTVKRLLLATALSAHLALASSAAFAGPVDDRFEAIYSKEWQWRQEQTGSADEDNDGSSDCHDLPSVDAASQKARLKVWEDVLKQLDAIDVAKLDAQNQVNYAVYRGQVENLAADVRLRSYEMPFNSDSSFWSNLGFMTRRPMRTVADYEAYIGRLNDVPRYFDQNIVNMRAGLARGFSVPRAVLDGREVSIASVADVKDPQQSNFYEPFKKMPAGIAAADQARLREAGAAAIRDRVIPAYAQLLAFFRNDYVPHARKTLGAEQMPGGKDFYRQQIREYTTLDLSPEEIHQIGLKEVARIQAEMDAIIQQVGFKGSFADFLKFLRTDKQFYANTPQELLDRAAWISKRVDGEIGKFIGTLPRGRFTIVPVPPDIAPFWTSGRGGAGTYWVNTYDLPSRPLYNLPALTLHESAPGHALQGSLAKEQGELPAFRRETYISAYGEGWGLYSEKLGEEMGIYQTPYEDFGRLTYEMWRACRLVIDTGVHHKGWTRDQAIAYLRDRTALSEHEVTTEVDRYISWPAQALSYKLGEITIVRLREEAEKALGPKFDVKAFHDALLSEGSVPLPVLEQQVRAFIATSAAAASGGSVSTGAAGKR, from the coding sequence ATGATCGGCCGGTTCGATCGCCCTGGGGATACCGTGAAACGACTGCTTCTCGCCACCGCGCTGTCCGCGCACCTCGCCCTCGCCTCGTCCGCCGCGTTCGCCGGCCCCGTCGATGACCGCTTCGAGGCCATCTACAGCAAGGAATGGCAGTGGCGCCAGGAACAGACCGGCAGCGCCGACGAGGACAACGACGGCTCCAGCGACTGCCATGACCTGCCCTCCGTCGATGCGGCCAGCCAGAAGGCGCGGCTGAAGGTCTGGGAAGACGTGCTCAAGCAGCTCGACGCCATCGACGTCGCAAAGCTCGACGCGCAGAACCAGGTGAACTACGCCGTCTACCGCGGGCAGGTCGAGAACCTCGCCGCCGACGTGCGCCTGCGCTCGTACGAGATGCCGTTCAATTCCGACTCCTCGTTCTGGTCGAACCTGGGCTTCATGACGCGCCGGCCGATGCGCACCGTCGCCGATTACGAGGCCTACATCGGCCGACTGAACGACGTGCCGCGCTACTTCGACCAGAACATCGTGAACATGCGTGCCGGCCTGGCGCGCGGCTTCAGCGTGCCGCGCGCGGTGCTGGACGGGCGCGAGGTGTCGATCGCGTCGGTCGCCGATGTGAAGGATCCGCAGCAGTCGAATTTCTACGAGCCGTTCAAGAAGATGCCGGCCGGCATTGCCGCCGCCGACCAGGCGCGTCTGCGCGAAGCCGGCGCCGCGGCGATCCGCGATCGCGTGATTCCCGCCTACGCCCAGCTGCTGGCGTTCTTCCGGAACGATTACGTGCCGCATGCGCGCAAGACGCTCGGCGCGGAGCAGATGCCGGGCGGCAAGGACTTCTACCGCCAGCAGATCCGCGAATACACGACGCTGGATCTCAGCCCCGAGGAGATCCACCAGATCGGCCTGAAGGAAGTCGCCCGCATCCAGGCGGAGATGGACGCGATCATCCAGCAGGTCGGCTTCAAGGGCAGCTTCGCGGATTTCCTCAAATTCCTGCGCACCGACAAGCAGTTCTACGCGAATACGCCGCAGGAGCTGCTCGATCGCGCCGCGTGGATTTCCAAGCGCGTGGACGGCGAGATCGGCAAGTTCATCGGCACGCTGCCGCGCGGCCGCTTCACCATCGTGCCGGTGCCGCCGGACATCGCGCCGTTCTGGACCAGTGGCCGCGGCGGCGCGGGCACGTACTGGGTCAACACCTACGACCTGCCCTCGCGACCGCTCTACAACCTGCCGGCGCTGACGCTGCACGAATCCGCACCGGGCCACGCGCTGCAGGGTTCGCTGGCGAAGGAACAGGGCGAACTGCCGGCGTTCCGTCGCGAGACCTACATCTCCGCGTACGGCGAAGGCTGGGGGCTGTACAGCGAGAAGCTCGGCGAGGAGATGGGCATCTACCAGACGCCGTACGAGGATTTCGGCCGTCTGACGTACGAGATGTGGCGCGCGTGCCGGCTCGTCATCGACACCGGCGTGCATCACAAGGGCTGGACGCGCGACCAGGCCATCGCCTACCTGCGCGACCGCACCGCGTTGAGCGAACACGAGGTCACGACCGAGGTCGATCGCTACATCTCCTGGCCGGCGCAGGCGCTGAGCTACAAGCTGGGCGAGATCACCATCGTCCGCCTGCGCGAGGAAGCCGAAAAGGCGCTGGGTCCGAAGTTCGACGTGAAGGCCTTCCACGACGCGCTGCTGAGCGAGGGCTCGGTCCCGCTGCCGGTGCTGGAGCAGCAGGTGCGGGCGTTCATCGCGACGTCGGCGGCAGCGGCGTCGGGCGGAAGCGTGTCAACGGGCGCCGCCGGGAAGCGTTGA
- the rpmB gene encoding 50S ribosomal protein L28: protein MARICQVTGKRTTTGNNVSHAMNKTRRRFLPNLHERRFWVASENRWIKLRVSSAALRTIDKNGIDAVLADLRARGEKI, encoded by the coding sequence ATGGCCCGTATCTGCCAAGTAACCGGCAAGCGAACGACGACCGGCAACAACGTCTCGCACGCCATGAACAAGACCCGTCGCCGCTTCCTTCCCAACCTCCACGAGCGCCGCTTCTGGGTGGCTTCGGAGAACCGTTGGATCAAGCTGCGTGTTTCCAGTGCCGCCCTGCGCACCATCGACAAGAACGGCATCGATGCCGTCCTCGCCGACCTGCGCGCCCGCGGCGAGAAGATCTGA